A single region of the Lycium barbarum isolate Lr01 chromosome 2, ASM1917538v2, whole genome shotgun sequence genome encodes:
- the LOC132628633 gene encoding uncharacterized protein LOC132628633 yields MMLEARDNMEHEMWWEPRSRTANIWFYNWTKLGALYYLVPDEFVVDETVQDVKELRNQDGWNMSKLQQLFPTDIVDHIPEELDFHESTEEWDKPRWMMTTSGKFTVRSAWELLRRKFVKSDIYKSIWIPGLPFKISFFFLRLWKCKLPVGDIMRRIGSDIEGKFYCCDPKQCETVDHLFVTRKVSSQVWRYVKAAAGITTTLLQVKHVIQVWWNANFSSMFKSIIRAMPVITMWQIWKWRNTMVHGGKMTINKVIYEINLTTHQMCRVRNPRMQVPKSVPQIMQMIETYKPHIVSKIVRWNLPMPGWFKCNSEGASRGNLGPSSVAFCIRDSEGDLMHAAARIISDGSNLVAEAMALQEGIKYCVTNDLLPVNIISIVTNHFQGKQD; encoded by the exons ATGATGTTAGAAGCTAGAGACAACATGGAGCATGAAATGTGGTGGGAGCCAAGAAGTAGAACTGCTAATATCTGGTTTTATAATTGGACAAAACTTGGAGCTCTATACTACTTAGTTCCTGATGAGTTTGTTGTGGATGAAACAGTACAAGATGTGAAGGAACTGAGAAATCAGGATGGGTGGAACATGAGTAAACTACAACAGCTTTTTCCTACTGATATTGTTGATCATATACCGGAAGAATTAGACTTTCATGAATCTACAGAAGAATGGGATAAACCAAGGTGGATGATGACAACATCTGGTAAATTTACAGTTAGAAGTGCATGGGAGCTCTTAAGAAGGAAATTTGTGAAGTCTGATATATACAAAAGCATATGGATACCTGGTTTGCCTTTCAAAATCTCATTCTTTTTCTTGAGATTGTGGAAATGCAAACTTCCAGTAGGGGATATAATGAGAAGGATTGGGAGTGATATAGAAGGAAAATTCTATTGTTGTGATCCTAAACAATGTGAAACTGTAGATCATCTATTTGTCACAAGAAAAGTTTCTTCACAAGTTTGGAGATATGTTAAAGCTGCTGCAGGAATCACAACAACTTTGCTTCAGGTGAAACATGTAATACAGGTCTGGTGGAATGCTAATTTTTCATCTATGTTCAAATCTATTATTAGGGCCATGCCAGTGATCACAatgtggcaaatatggaagtggagaaacacTATGGTGCATGGAGGGAAGATGACAATCAATAAGGTGATATATGAAATAAATTTGACCACACATCAGATGTGCAGGGTTAGAAATCCAAGAATGCAAGTACCAAAGTCTGTTCCACAGATTATGCAGATGATTGAAACATACAAACCACATATAGTGAGCAAGATAGTGAGATGGAATTTGCCTATGCCAGGGTGGTTTAAGTGTAACTCAGAAGGTGCTTCTAGAGGAAATCTAGGGCCAAGCTCAGTGGCATTTTGTATTAGGGACTCTGAGGGAGACCTGATGCATGCTGCAGCTAGAATAATATCAGATGGATCAAACTTAGTTGCTGAAGCAATGGCTTTACAGGAGGGTATTAAATACTGTGTGACAAATGATCTATTGCCT gtgaacATCATTTCAATAGTTACCAATCACTTCCAAGGAAAGCAAGACTGA